Genomic DNA from Alistipes indistinctus YIT 12060:
TCGCTGTCCGCAGGATCGTTCTTGTGCAGCACGAACCCCACATCGGAGATTACGCCCAGCAGGTTACGCTTGTAACGCTCGTAAAGCATCACCGCCTCTTCGTAATTGGTCGCCAGCAGGATTTTGGGACGCCCGCGTTTGCGCAGCATCTGTTGCTGCTCGTTGAGCGCCTCTTTGAGAAACTCAGCGCTCTGCTGCAGCACCAACTTATAAATTGCGGGCAGGTAGGTCGAGTAATAACGGATCGAATCTTCGACCAGCAGGATCGACTGCACGCCCACCCCGAGAATATCGTCGTCGGCGTTCATCCGGTCCTCGATCAGCTTGACGATCGCCAGGATCAGGTCGGCGTTGCCGTGCCAGCTGAAGATATAGTCGATCGCAGAACGGTCTTCGCCCTCTATGCGGCGGTAAATATCCTTCGAGAAGTTGGTCAGCAGCACGAACGGAATTTCGGGATGCAGCGCCTTGAGTTGTTTAGAGAAGTGGAATACGTCGAGATCCCCGACGTTGAACATACTGATAACCAGGTCGAAATCATTTTCACCCTGCAACAACTCCAGCGCCTCGGTCGAACTGCTCACCCGCGTGAACGACGGCGGGTTGCTCAGGTTCAGCTCCATATACTCGTGGTTGAGCTGCACCTCCAGGCGCCCGTCCTCTTCGAGGGTATAGGCATCATAGCTGCTGCAGATCAGCAAAATTCTGCGGATGCGCCGGCGCATCAGGTTACGGTAGTCGGTTTTGGCGAGCCTGCGCGCGCCGGATGGGATCGTTTTTTGTGCCATGTCGGATAAGGCTTTCCTACAAAACTACACAAAATCCGGTACTTCCGTCCTCCGGAGCCGCCGATTTTTCACATTAGCGGAACACCAGCCGGAACCGCGTCTCCCGGGGCGTCGAATGCTGCAACTTGAGGCTGCCGCGGTGCAGGCGCATGATCTGCCGCGAAACGCTCAGGCCGATGCCCGATCCATGCTCCTTCGTGGTAAAGAAGGGTACGAAAATATGCTGGGACACCTCTTCCGAAATCGGTTCGCCGTTGTTGGCCACATCGACGATCACATGCTTCTCGTCGTTGCAGAAAGCCGAAAGCGCGATCACACCTCCTTCGCGAGTACCGATCGCACCGGCGGCATTTTTCAACAGGTTCAGGATCACCTGCGTAATTTGGTTGCCATCGGCATAGAGGATCAAATCTTCGGGCTCGACGCGGATATCGACACGAATGTGCTGCTCTTCGATCTGGCGGCTGACCAGCATCACGATCCGCTCGAGGAATTTGCGCACGTCGAGCAGTTCCATCTCCGGCGCGGGAATCCGGGTAAAGCTACGGTAAGACTCGACGAATGAAATCAGGCTTTTGCTGGTCGCATGAATCGCTTCGAGACCGCGATAGGTGTCGTCATCGCGGTTGCCGTGCAGCCTGAGGAGCGTATCGCTGAGCGACATCACCGGCGTAACGGCGTTCATAATCTCGTGGGTCAGCACGCGCGTCAGTCGTATCCACGACTCCAACTCCTTATCGTCCAGCTCACGGTCGATGTCGTTCACGGCAATGATACGCAGCCTCGTGCCCCGGATCGTCACCTCAGAAGCCTGCAACGCCAAATTGACCTCTCCCCGCTCGTGATGCAGCGTCACACGCGTTCCTTCGCCAACTTCGAGCGCCCGGAACTTTTCGGTCAGCCCCTCCTCAACCCGGTCGAGCTGGCTCAGGTGCGTAAAAACCGACAACCCCAGCAAACGCAACGCCTCGGAATTGGTCTGCATGACGCTGCCCCGTTCGTTCACGACCACAATGCCGGTAATGATCCGTTCGAGGATCAGCTCATAATATTTCTCGCGCTCGATCGCCTCGTTCTTGGCCTTGACCAGCAACTCCTTGATCCGGTTGAGCGACCGGTTGAACAGGTCGTCCGAAAGCGAACTGCCGTAACGGGTGAACTGAAAGGCATAGTCGTTGTTTTCGATCGCATTGAACATAAACGTGATCTTGCGCGTATTGGACCGGTAGAGCCGGAAAACACCGCCTAACAACAAACAGGCGACGGCTGCCGTCAGGATTCCGTAAAACCAGAGATTGTGGATAATCAGCAGGGTTGCCCCCACCGTCGCCGCAATCAGCAACAGCAGCACCAACGCCAGCTTCGAGGCCACTCCCCTGAACATCCCTAAAGATTGTATTTTTTGATTTTGTTATAAAGTGTCTGCCGTGTAATCCCGAGTTGTACGGCCACCTGCGACAGATTGCCCTTGTGCTGGTCCATCGCCCGGCGGATCAGCGAGGATTCCATCTCCTCGAGCGTCGTGACGCCGCCCGGCATAACCGTTTCGTCGCGCTGCGCCAATACGAAATCGGCAGCTTGCAACCGCTCCCCTTCGCACAGAATCACCGCTTTCTCCACTGCATGCTGCAATTCGCGGATATTTCCGTACCAGGGATAGGCGCCCAGCTTCTCGGCCGCAGTCCTGTCGATCGCGGTAATGTTCTTGCCGTACCGCGCGGCATATTGTGACAGGAAACGTTCAGCCAGCGGCAGGATGTCCTCCGGGCGGTCGCGCAGCGGCGGCAGCGTCACATGGATCGTATTGATCCTGTAAAAAAGGTCTTCACGGAAAGAGCCGGACGCGACCATTTCCGGCAGGTTACGGTTCGTCGCGCAAATCAGCCGGATATCGACCGGCACCGGCGTATTGCTGCCCACGCGCGTCACGGTACGGCTCTGGATGACCGACAACAATTTGGACTGCAAATGGTACGGCAGGTTGCCGATCTCGTCGAGAAAGAGCGTCCCGCCCGAGGCCACTTCGAATTTGCCGGCCCGGTCGCTGCGGGCATCCGTAAAAGCCCCCTTGACATGGCCGAACAACTCGCTCTCGAAAAGCGTCTCGGTCAGGGCCCCCATATCGACGCTCACCAGCGACTCGTCCCGCCGCGCGGAAAGCGCATGGATCTCCCGCGCCAGCATATCCTTGCCCGTGCCGTTTTCCCCCGCAATCAGGATCGTGGCATCGGTAGGCGCCACCTTTTCAATCATCTGCCTGAGGGTCCGCATAGCCTCGGAATCACCCCAGAACATCGACGCCTCGCTGCGGAATTCACGCTTAATCTCGCGCAACTGCTTAACTTCCTGCTTCGAAATGCTCAGGTTATAGGCCGCCTGCAACGTGGCGATCAGTTTCGAATTATCCCAGGGCTTCACAACGAAATCGACCGCCCCCTTTTTGATCGCCTTGACGGCCAGATCGATGTCGGCATAGGCTGTAAAAAGCACCACCTGCGAGGCGGGAGACTCTTTCTTCACTTCGGAAAGCCAGTAAAGCCCTTCGTTGCCGTTGTTGATACCGGCCGAAAAGTTCATATCGAGCAGCACCACGTCGAATTTTTCCGAACGGAGCGTCGAAACCAGCGCGGTCGGCGCCGGAAGCGTCACCACCCTGTTGAAATAATTGCCCAGCAAGAGTTTCAACGCCGTGAGGATGCTTTTGTTGTCATCCACGATCAATATACTGCCCGCCTTACCCGTCATTTCATTTTTCCTTAAAAACTACCGGTCCTGTCGCGCCGACATTCCGGCGAATATCAAATCAAATATACCTAAAAAATCATCTGCGAAAACAAGCGCACAACCTTTACCCTCCATTTACAAAACGCAGGTTCGTCTAAAAATTATACAAGAGTGTCAAATTTATTGACACTCACCCGCACCAACCGAGCAACTAACACACTATACAACAAACACTTAATCCACAAGGCATACTTTTGGCACAAAAGAGAACCAAACACATCAGAAATTACACTAAAAATGTCACGAACCCGAATCATTCCCTTGATCACTCTGGTCACGGCAATCGGCACCCTTCCGGCCCGTGCGGCAGATGAGGGCAAAGCCTGGACGCTGCACGACTGTATGGCCTATGCGGTCGAACATTCGCCGCGCAGCAAGATACAGGAGCTGACGAATGCCAATACCGACCGCGATCACCTCGCAGCGATCATGAATTTTCTGCCTTACATCAGCGGTTCGGTAGGAGCCAATGCCAACTTCGGCCGATCGCTCGACCCCGAGACCAACACCTACACCGCTCAAAACAACTTCAATAACTCTTACAGCGTCTCCGGTTCGCTGCCATTGTTCAACGGTTTCAAAGTAGTCAACAACCTTCGCATCGCAAAAATAGCCCGGCTGCAGGGTGCCGAAAACATGCAGCTGATCAATGATGAAATCGCGCTCGAAACGATGCAGGCCTATGCCGACGTACATTATTACCGCGGGATGGTCAACCTGGCGGGGGAACAGCTCGCGGAGAGCAAAAACACGCTGTACCAGGCCAAAGTACAGGAGGAGTTGGGACTGAAAGGCAACGCCGACGTACTGGAAATCGAGGCTAAAGTGGCCAGCGAGGATTTCAATCTCACCCGGCAGCAAAACCTTTACGCCGATGCAATGCTGAAACTCAAGGAAGCGATGTTCTACCCGATCGGCGACACGCTTCCGCTCGATACCACACAGCACTGGGCAATGGCGCCTCTCGCACCGCACGTTCCTGCCGACAGCATCTACCGGACGGCCACCGATTTTCTGCCGAAAGCGCGGATCGCACAGCTCGACTTCCAAACCGCAATGCTCAACTTCCGGACAGCCAAATGGCAATTGCTGCCTTCTTTGTCACTCAGCGGCGGTGTCTCTACCAGTTACAGCCAGACAATCGGAGGAAACGCCGTAGAGCACGCTCCTTTCCGCCAACAATTCAAAGACCGGGTAGGTAAATATGTCAGTGTCGGACTTAATATTCCTATTTTTAAGAACTACTCGCAACAGATCACCATCGCCAAACAACGCAACCTGATGAAAATAAGCGATCAGGAACAAAAACAAACGCTGCACGAGATCGAAAGCGAAATCCAACGCGCCGTACAGGATATGGAAGGAACCGCCAAAGAATACATACAATGCACCAAACAAGTAATCGCCCAGGAGATGGCATACAAAGCCATGCGCAGGAAATACGAAGAGGGGCTCGCCAGCGTCATCGACCTGCAAACCTCTTCGAACCAGTTACTCGTGGCAAAAGCCGCGAAACTCAACGCACTGCTGCAATACCTGATCAAAAAACGTGTGGTCGATTACTACAAGGGTACTCCCTACCTCGAACAGGACTATTAACACAACCTGTACGGAATTAAAACAGAACCTGCGACAAACGGATACACCGCCCGAAACACGATAAGAACAAGAATCATTCAGACATACGGATATGGACAGAGTCATCGAAAACAAACGTTGGATCAAAAAGAAATACATCCCTTACCTGGCCGGCGGAGCGCTGGCGCTGATACTGGTTATCTGGCTGATTTTCGGCAACCACCTTTCGACGCTAAAAGTCGACAAAAGGCTGCTGACAATCGAACCCGCACAGCAAGGACAGTTCAACGACTACGTACGCGTGAACGGACAAGTACAGCCGGTCACGACCATTCAACTCAGTCCGCTCGAGAGCGGCATGGTGGAAGAAAAGCTCGTCGAAGAGGGAGCTATGGTACATAAGGGCCAGGTGATCGTCCGGCTGAGCAACTCTTCGCTCAGCATCGCGATCCTGCAAAGCGAGGCCGACCTGGCCGAAAAAGACAACTTCCTGCGCAATACGATGGTGTCGATGGAACAGCAGAAGCTCGACCTGCAGAAAGAACGCCTAAGCCTGAACATCGACGTGCAACGCAAAGAGCGCAAATACCGCCAGAACGAACGGCTTTACAAGGAAAAACTGATCGCACGCGAAGACTACCTTCAGGCCAAAGAAGATTACGAGCTGGCGCTCGAAACGCGCCATGTGGTACAGGAGCGCCAAAAGCAGGACTCGATCTACCGCACCACCCAGATCGAAAGCCTCGAAGAGAACCTGCAGAGCATGCGGCAAAATATGATGCTGATCCGTCAACGGATGGACAATCTCAACGTTAAATCGCCGATCGACGGCCAACTCGGAACGCTCGACGCAGAGCTGGGTCAATCAGTTTCCAATACGGTCAAGATCGGTCAAATCAACGACCTGTCGGACTACAAGATCGAAGCGCTGATCGACGAGCACTATATCGACCGCGTGCGCAGCGGACTGCCCGCATCGTTCGAACGGCAGGATGCCCGGTACGACCTGGTCGTCAGCAAGGTGTACCCCGATGTCAAGGAAGGTCAGTTCAAAACCGACTTCACCTTTACTTCGAAACGTCCCGACAACATCCGCACCGGCCAGACCTACTACATTAACCTCGAGCTCGGTCAACCTTCCGACGCAATTCTGATCCCGCGCGGCGCGTTCTATCAGAAGACGGGCGGCAACTGGATTTATGTGGTAACCGAAGACGGCAGCCGGGCATACCGCCGCACGATCCGTATCGGGCGTCAAAATCCGCAATATTACGAAGTGGTCGAAGGACTTCAGGCTGGCGAGAAAGTGATCGTATCGGGCTACGACACTTTCGGCGACAACGAAATGCTGGTGCTGAAATAGCACACAGAGAGGCTCTCGTTGCCAGAGCGGCAGATCGTCTCCGGCAACGGGAGTATATCTTCGGAGCACAAGACAAGACAAGACAAGACACACCCCACCAGAATCAAACACGACACTACTACAACTACCGCTACAAAACACTACTACTCACCTTACATTTAACACCAATCCGATGAAAAACCTGTTTTTTGCGCTCCGGTATTCGCTCAAATCATTGCGCGGCAACATCTCCCGGGTCGTTTCGATCACGCTGGGGCTGGCATTAGGGCTGCTCGCTTTCTCATTCATCGTATTCGACCTGTCGTACAATTCTTTCCTACCGGATAAAGAGCGCGTCTATCAATTTTGGGTATACTACGATGTTGACGGACAGAAAGGCAATTTCGACACAACATTCGGAACGGTCGCACCGGCCCTGAAGGCGGACTTCCCGCAAATAGAAACCGCCACCAGGTTTCGGCGCGAAGGCGCCGTGCCGTTCGAATCGGACAAACGCGACTTCGAAGCCAACCTGGTCGTTGCCGATACATCGTTTTTCGATGTGCTCGACCTCGGGGTCATAAGCGGTGACCCCCACCGAGCACTTGCCGGCAAGGACAAAGTGATGATCTCGGAGAGTTTCGCCCGTCGGCTGTTCGGGCGGGAGGACCCGGTCGGCAAAGAGCTAAGATATCAAAACAAACGACCCGTAACGGTCAGCGGAGTTTTCAAGGATATACCCCACAACAGTACTTTGTGGCCATTGGAAGCGATCCTATCGGAAAACGACTCTGAGATCAGCTGGAATAACGGCGATGGTTTCGATACTTACATCAAAATGCAACCCGGGACCGATCCCCGCACAATTGAACCGGAACTGAACGCTTTTTTCATCCGGCACGGAGCGCCCGATTTCATGGTCGATGCCATCCAGCAAGGTCTTCCGCGTTTCTTTTTCGTTCCCGTCACCTCCACCAACCTCGTCGACGGCAATACGGTACGCATGGCACTGATAATAGGCATTCTCGCGCTACTGATTATTTTCGTTTCGTCGATGAACTATGTGCTGATCTCCGTATCGATGCTGGTACGCCGCAGCAAGACGATCGGGACGCTTAAATGCAACGGTGCCGGAAGAGGCGACATCCTGGCCATTTCGCTTTACGAGACAGCCCTGCTGGTCAGTGCGGCGCTGCTGCTGGCGACCGTCCTGATCTACGCAATGCGTGCCCAGGTAGAAACGCTCACCGGCATCCCGGTTTCAGTGCTGTTCGCCCCGGCACGCATCTGGGCCCCGCTGTCGGTCATCCTGCTGGTATTCCTGCTCTCGAGCCTGATCCCCGCACTGTTGTTCGCTTCGGTATCGGTACAGGCCGCGTTCCGCAACTGTTCGGGCAACCGGCGGCGGTGGAAGCAATTGCTGCTGGCCATAGAACTGATCTGCGTCAGTTTCGTCACGGTATTCGTACTGATCACCGGACTGCAATTCCGGCACATGGTTTCGCTCGACATGGGCTACCAACACGACCGGCTTATCTACACAGAACTTAAAACGGACAGCCGTACCGCAAACCTATACCGCGAAGCGCTGCGGTCACTGCCCGAAGTGGAATGGATCGGGATGAGCCTTAACGTGCCTCTTAACAAATTTTACAACGGCACTCTCTGTACCGAGGGTGCAACGAACAATACGCTGTTCTCGTCCCGTACGGATATGGTCGACACAGGATACCTGGCCACGATGGGTATCGAGTTGGTCGCAGGCCGTAATTTCACCGACGGCACGCCCTACGATCAGGTGATCGTCAATGAACTGTATGCTAAACTACAAGGGTGGACAGACGATCCCGTAGGAAAAATTACTTATAACTTCGGTTCGCCGATGACGGTGATCGGCGTAATCCGCGATTTCAAAATCAAAGCCGTCAATGCAGAAGTCCCCCCCATGCAGTTACACTTTCTCTCGTTGCAAGGCAACCAAAACTTCGACAACCTCGTGCTCTCGATCCGGCTGCGGGAGATGAACAGCCGATCGATCCGGGCCGTCGAAGCCAAACTCAAACAAGTTACGCCGCAAGTCCGGTTCAAATTCCAGATTTTCGACGAGCAACTGACCGTGGAACGCCATTACGAACGGGCCTTTCGCAACACGGTAACGACTGTCTCGCTGGCGACGCTGATTATCGCGCTGATGGGGCTGATCGGCTACGTCAACGACGAAATCCGGCGACGCACCAAAGAGATCGCCATCCGCAAAGTCAACGGCGCCACCGCCCGCGATATCCAGCGACTGATCCTGCACGACCTGTCGGTGATCACGCTGCCGGCCATCCTGCTGGGCATAACCTCCGCCTACCTCTTCAGCCGCGAGTGGCTGATGCGGTTCAACGACCGGATTACGCTCCACTGGTGGATTTTCGCCGTAGGCGCGCTGTTCGTCGCAGTAATCGTCGCCTGCGTGGCGCTCTGGCAAACCCACCGATCCGCCCACGGCGATCCGATCAAAATGATCCGCACCGAATAAGAGCACCAACGATAACGACCCAAACGAACCGTTCACCGAACTTCAATCTTTTTACCGCATGAGAAATATAACCCTGGCCCGACGGAACCTTTTTAAAAGAGGACAAAACAACGGAATCAAAATTCTGTCGCTGGGCGTCGGTCTGGCGGTAGGATTGGTGCTGACCGCCAAAATCTACTTCGAACAGACCTACGACACTTTCTATCCCGATGCCGACCGAATCTGCAAAATTCAAGAGAATTTCTCGGTAAACGGCGAGAAACTAGAGGGAGGAACCGTGCCGGGAGGCATAGCTCCGGGGTTGAAGAACGACATTCCGGAAATCGAAGCGGCAACCCGGTTTACTCCTCTGGAAGAAGACAACACTCGCTTCGTCATTTTTACTGCCGACAGGCAACGCCACACCGGGAAAGTAATTCTGGCAGATTCATGCCTGTTCGACGTCCTGCCGCGCCCGATGATAAGCGGCAATGCAAAGGAAGTGCTGAGCCGTCCGCAATACGTACTGGTTTCCGAATCGCTGGCCCGCAGCCTGAACAAAGGCGGCGACCCGGTGGGCATGACCCTCCGGCTGGACAATTATGCGGACGTGGAACTGACCGTAGGCGGGGTCTTCAAAGACATTCCCGAAAACAGCCAGATTTCCTACGACGTCATCATTTCGATGAGTTCGATCGCAAAATTTATCTGGGACGGTACAGACAACTGGTATGCTAATGACCGCTACCATGCTTACGTGAAACTACGCCCCGGCGTGCGATACGAAACCGTCGGTCCAGCAATCCGCCGGTGTGTCGAAAAACATCTCGATGAGGCAAAACTCAAAGAAAGAGGCACCGAACTGTGCTACTACCTTCTCCCGCTGACCGACATTCACAAGCAGTCCCCCGGTGTGCGCCACATGAGCGTCCTGCTCGGCATGCTGGCTTTTGCGCTGCTGTTTACCGCCATGATGAACTACATCCTGATCATCGTCTCATCGATGATGGGACGCAGCCGGGAAATCGCCATCCAGAAATGTTACGGGGCACAAGGCAAAAACATCACGGGACTGATCCTGACCGAAACATTGTTGCACATAGGACTCGCGCTGCTGCTGACCGTTTTATTGCTGACTCTGTTCAGAGGCATGACGGAAGAGCTGCTCTCCGCTTCGCTGTCGTCCCTTTTTACGGGAACCAGCCTCGCGATCCTACTGGCGGTTTGCCTGTCGGTATTCGTTGTAACCGGCCTGATTCCTTCGGGCCTTTTTTCCCGGATTCCAGTATCGACCGCTTTCCGCCGCTCCACGCAATCCCGGAAAATATGGAAACGGATATTGCTTTTCATTCAATTCATGGCCGCCACTTTCCTGATTATCCTGCTGATCATCATCAGCAGGCAGTACGACCGGATGGTCAACGACCGACCGGGATACAACTACGAACGGGTGGTCTATTGCACCACCGACGGAGCGAAAACATCCGACAGGATAAAAGCGCTGGAGGAACTGCGCAGGCTGCCGGAAGCCGAAGAGGTAGGGTCTTGTTCCCTACTGCCTGTCCTGACCGGAAACAATGGAAATGATGCCACACTGAACGGTCGCACCCTTTTCAATTTTGAAGATCTCGACATGGTGGACACGGGTTTCGTCCGGACGATGGGGATAAAAATCATCGACGGGAAGATGTTCGAGGCCAGTGCGCCCAAAACATTTTCTGTCATGGTGAGCCGTTCGTTTGCGGAAAAACTGGCCCTGACCGCCGGATGGCACGACGGAGTGGTCGGAAAAATGTTCGAGATAAACAACTACACCCCTGCCACGGTCTATGGCGTCTACGAAGACATCCGCACCGGCAAAAACAGAATGGACGAACATCCGACGATCATGTATCATACCAATTGGTCGAGCCGCTACATCGTCATCCGGCTGCAATCGCTCACCCCGCAGGCCATCCGGCAGGTAAGCGACGTACTAAAGCGAATGCTGCCCGACAAGGATATCGTGGTCATACCCTATAAGGCCGAAATGGCTTACCTGTACAACGACTCCCGCCTGATGCGCAATACCGTGATGATCGGGGGAATCATCACGCTGCTGATCGCGCTGATCGGACTGATCGGCTATGTGCGTGACGAAACGAACCGCCGCAGCAAAGAGATAGCGATCCGCAAAGTGAACGGCGCCACGGCTGCGCAAGTTATCGCGCTCCTTTCGCGGGAGATCGGATATCTCGCCCTTCCCGCCACGCTGCTCGGCGCCGGGTTCGCCTACCTGGCAGGGAAAAGCTGGCTCGAACAGTACCCGGAAAAAATCACGCTGTCACCGTGGATGTTCCTCGCAGGCATCCTTTTCACTATACTGACCATATTTGTCTGCGTCACACTGCAGTCCTGGCGTATCGCAACCGAAAACCCGGCCAAAGCGATCAAATCGGAATAACAAACAGACTCCTGTAAACCTAACGCATGAAAAACCATATCCCCTAAGCATACACCTAATGAAAAACATCACCCTGGCATACCGGAGCCTTTTCAAAAAAGGACGAAGCAACGGGATTAAAATCCTCTCGCTGGGCGTCGGCCTGGCGGTAGGATTGGTGCTGATCGCCAAAATCTACTTCGAACAGACCTACGACGATTTCTATCCGGCCGCCGACCGGATTTACCGCATATACGGGAACTATTCGATGCCCGGCGAAGAGGGCGGCGAACCCTCTCTGATGCTTTCCGGTTATACCA
This window encodes:
- a CDS encoding sigma-54-dependent transcriptional regulator translates to MTGKAGSILIVDDNKSILTALKLLLGNYFNRVVTLPAPTALVSTLRSEKFDVVLLDMNFSAGINNGNEGLYWLSEVKKESPASQVVLFTAYADIDLAVKAIKKGAVDFVVKPWDNSKLIATLQAAYNLSISKQEVKQLREIKREFRSEASMFWGDSEAMRTLRQMIEKVAPTDATILIAGENGTGKDMLAREIHALSARRDESLVSVDMGALTETLFESELFGHVKGAFTDARSDRAGKFEVASGGTLFLDEIGNLPYHLQSKLLSVIQSRTVTRVGSNTPVPVDIRLICATNRNLPEMVASGSFREDLFYRINTIHVTLPPLRDRPEDILPLAERFLSQYAARYGKNITAIDRTAAEKLGAYPWYGNIRELQHAVEKAVILCEGERLQAADFVLAQRDETVMPGGVTTLEEMESSLIRRAMDQHKGNLSQVAVQLGITRQTLYNKIKKYNL
- a CDS encoding ABC transporter permease, with the translated sequence MKNLFFALRYSLKSLRGNISRVVSITLGLALGLLAFSFIVFDLSYNSFLPDKERVYQFWVYYDVDGQKGNFDTTFGTVAPALKADFPQIETATRFRREGAVPFESDKRDFEANLVVADTSFFDVLDLGVISGDPHRALAGKDKVMISESFARRLFGREDPVGKELRYQNKRPVTVSGVFKDIPHNSTLWPLEAILSENDSEISWNNGDGFDTYIKMQPGTDPRTIEPELNAFFIRHGAPDFMVDAIQQGLPRFFFVPVTSTNLVDGNTVRMALIIGILALLIIFVSSMNYVLISVSMLVRRSKTIGTLKCNGAGRGDILAISLYETALLVSAALLLATVLIYAMRAQVETLTGIPVSVLFAPARIWAPLSVILLVFLLSSLIPALLFASVSVQAAFRNCSGNRRRWKQLLLAIELICVSFVTVFVLITGLQFRHMVSLDMGYQHDRLIYTELKTDSRTANLYREALRSLPEVEWIGMSLNVPLNKFYNGTLCTEGATNNTLFSSRTDMVDTGYLATMGIELVAGRNFTDGTPYDQVIVNELYAKLQGWTDDPVGKITYNFGSPMTVIGVIRDFKIKAVNAEVPPMQLHFLSLQGNQNFDNLVLSIRLREMNSRSIRAVEAKLKQVTPQVRFKFQIFDEQLTVERHYERAFRNTVTTVSLATLIIALMGLIGYVNDEIRRRTKEIAIRKVNGATARDIQRLILHDLSVITLPAILLGITSAYLFSREWLMRFNDRITLHWWIFAVGALFVAVIVACVALWQTHRSAHGDPIKMIRTE
- a CDS encoding efflux RND transporter periplasmic adaptor subunit, whose amino-acid sequence is MDRVIENKRWIKKKYIPYLAGGALALILVIWLIFGNHLSTLKVDKRLLTIEPAQQGQFNDYVRVNGQVQPVTTIQLSPLESGMVEEKLVEEGAMVHKGQVIVRLSNSSLSIAILQSEADLAEKDNFLRNTMVSMEQQKLDLQKERLSLNIDVQRKERKYRQNERLYKEKLIAREDYLQAKEDYELALETRHVVQERQKQDSIYRTTQIESLEENLQSMRQNMMLIRQRMDNLNVKSPIDGQLGTLDAELGQSVSNTVKIGQINDLSDYKIEALIDEHYIDRVRSGLPASFERQDARYDLVVSKVYPDVKEGQFKTDFTFTSKRPDNIRTGQTYYINLELGQPSDAILIPRGAFYQKTGGNWIYVVTEDGSRAYRRTIRIGRQNPQYYEVVEGLQAGEKVIVSGYDTFGDNEMLVLK
- a CDS encoding TolC family protein; this translates as MSRTRIIPLITLVTAIGTLPARAADEGKAWTLHDCMAYAVEHSPRSKIQELTNANTDRDHLAAIMNFLPYISGSVGANANFGRSLDPETNTYTAQNNFNNSYSVSGSLPLFNGFKVVNNLRIAKIARLQGAENMQLINDEIALETMQAYADVHYYRGMVNLAGEQLAESKNTLYQAKVQEELGLKGNADVLEIEAKVASEDFNLTRQQNLYADAMLKLKEAMFYPIGDTLPLDTTQHWAMAPLAPHVPADSIYRTATDFLPKARIAQLDFQTAMLNFRTAKWQLLPSLSLSGGVSTSYSQTIGGNAVEHAPFRQQFKDRVGKYVSVGLNIPIFKNYSQQITIAKQRNLMKISDQEQKQTLHEIESEIQRAVQDMEGTAKEYIQCTKQVIAQEMAYKAMRRKYEEGLASVIDLQTSSNQLLVAKAAKLNALLQYLIKKRVVDYYKGTPYLEQDY
- a CDS encoding sensor histidine kinase; the protein is MFRGVASKLALVLLLLIAATVGATLLIIHNLWFYGILTAAVACLLLGGVFRLYRSNTRKITFMFNAIENNDYAFQFTRYGSSLSDDLFNRSLNRIKELLVKAKNEAIEREKYYELILERIITGIVVVNERGSVMQTNSEALRLLGLSVFTHLSQLDRVEEGLTEKFRALEVGEGTRVTLHHERGEVNLALQASEVTIRGTRLRIIAVNDIDRELDDKELESWIRLTRVLTHEIMNAVTPVMSLSDTLLRLHGNRDDDTYRGLEAIHATSKSLISFVESYRSFTRIPAPEMELLDVRKFLERIVMLVSRQIEEQHIRVDIRVEPEDLILYADGNQITQVILNLLKNAAGAIGTREGGVIALSAFCNDEKHVIVDVANNGEPISEEVSQHIFVPFFTTKEHGSGIGLSVSRQIMRLHRGSLKLQHSTPRETRFRLVFR
- a CDS encoding ABC transporter permease, with translation MRNITLARRNLFKRGQNNGIKILSLGVGLAVGLVLTAKIYFEQTYDTFYPDADRICKIQENFSVNGEKLEGGTVPGGIAPGLKNDIPEIEAATRFTPLEEDNTRFVIFTADRQRHTGKVILADSCLFDVLPRPMISGNAKEVLSRPQYVLVSESLARSLNKGGDPVGMTLRLDNYADVELTVGGVFKDIPENSQISYDVIISMSSIAKFIWDGTDNWYANDRYHAYVKLRPGVRYETVGPAIRRCVEKHLDEAKLKERGTELCYYLLPLTDIHKQSPGVRHMSVLLGMLAFALLFTAMMNYILIIVSSMMGRSREIAIQKCYGAQGKNITGLILTETLLHIGLALLLTVLLLTLFRGMTEELLSASLSSLFTGTSLAILLAVCLSVFVVTGLIPSGLFSRIPVSTAFRRSTQSRKIWKRILLFIQFMAATFLIILLIIISRQYDRMVNDRPGYNYERVVYCTTDGAKTSDRIKALEELRRLPEAEEVGSCSLLPVLTGNNGNDATLNGRTLFNFEDLDMVDTGFVRTMGIKIIDGKMFEASAPKTFSVMVSRSFAEKLALTAGWHDGVVGKMFEINNYTPATVYGVYEDIRTGKNRMDEHPTIMYHTNWSSRYIVIRLQSLTPQAIRQVSDVLKRMLPDKDIVVIPYKAEMAYLYNDSRLMRNTVMIGGIITLLIALIGLIGYVRDETNRRSKEIAIRKVNGATAAQVIALLSREIGYLALPATLLGAGFAYLAGKSWLEQYPEKITLSPWMFLAGILFTILTIFVCVTLQSWRIATENPAKAIKSE